One Syntrophorhabdaceae bacterium genomic window, TCTTGTTCACCCGCATCTCGAGCATCAATAGCCTTCCATACTCGGGGTTGGTTTTAAAAAAATAAAGAAAGTACCATACGAATTTTCGAAGCTTGTTGAAAACCCCCGTGATCCCTTCCAGATGTAGTTCGACCTGGCTGCGGAATTCGTTCGTTTTCTCAATAGGAATAGAGAAGAAGAGATCTTCCTTGTTCTTGAAATACTGATAGATGGTGCCGTCGGCAATACCCGCCCTTTGAGCTATTTCAGAAATGCTTGCACTCTGGAAGTCTTTCTTGCCGAAGACTTCAATAGCTGCCTGGATGATGTGTTCTCTTCTGGTGACCTTTTTGGACATGATGGCGCAAGATTCCTTTAATCTACATCAGATCAGATACGCTAATCAAGGCCGACCGGCGTCACTTGACGCCTGCCGGCCCTCCGGCATGTCTGTGTCCGTAACAGCAGGGAGTTACTTTGTCCACACCGGTTTATCTATCTTTCCATCAGCTACGGATTCAGGATATACGATAACCCTTTCACCCTTCTTCCACTGGAACCAAACACCTAATCCGCCTGTCTTCGGGTCTTCTCCATAGATCAGCTGATGTCCTTTGTCGAATTTTAGCCTGCCCACCACTCCTGTCATATCGGTCTCGGCAAGAGCGGCAGATACTTTATCCGGGTCTAACGTTCCTACTTT contains:
- a CDS encoding TetR/AcrR family transcriptional regulator yields the protein MSKKVTRREHIIQAAIEVFGKKDFQSASISEIAQRAGIADGTIYQYFKNKEDLFFSIPIEKTNEFRSQVELHLEGITGVFNKLRKFVWYFLYFFKTNPEYGRLLMLEMRVNKSFVKTDTYDFLKQSVRSVWDIIEEGRKEGVIRTDMDIYILRHLVLGILEHMVSRWLLKDTKYDILEHHQQVSRLLIDALRSRTHNQST